A region from the Dehalogenimonas sp. THU2 genome encodes:
- a CDS encoding DUF4256 domain-containing protein, giving the protein MSEHKNELPQERRAELLGVLKARFEKNMDRHKGLEWAEVQLKLEDNPEKLRSLNEMERTGGEPDVVGRDKQTGEYIFYDCSAESPDGRRNVCYDRAALESRKEHKPANSAIDMAADMGIELLTEAQYRELQQKGKFDLKTSSWVKTPANIRKLGGALFCDRRYDTVFVYHNGADSYYGARGFRGSLSV; this is encoded by the coding sequence ATGAGTGAACATAAAAACGAGTTGCCACAGGAGCGAAGGGCAGAACTGCTCGGCGTACTGAAGGCCCGTTTTGAGAAAAACATGGACCGCCATAAAGGTCTCGAATGGGCTGAAGTGCAGCTCAAGCTGGAAGACAATCCGGAAAAATTGCGGTCGCTCAATGAGATGGAGCGGACCGGCGGCGAACCGGATGTTGTCGGCCGGGACAAGCAGACCGGCGAATATATTTTTTATGATTGTTCGGCGGAAAGCCCCGACGGCCGCAGAAACGTTTGTTACGACCGTGCGGCGCTGGAGTCGCGGAAAGAGCACAAACCGGCAAATAGCGCTATCGATATGGCCGCCGATATGGGCATCGAGCTGTTGACCGAGGCACAATACCGGGAGTTGCAGCAAAAGGGGAAATTCGACCTGAAAACGTCGAGCTGGGTGAAAACACCTGCCAATATCAGAAAACTCGGCGGCGCCCTCTTTTGCGATCGCCGCTACGATACTGTCTTCGTGTATCACAACGGGGCGGACTCATACTATGGCGCCAGGGGATTTCGGGGCTCGCTTAGCGTTTAA